The following coding sequences lie in one Polynucleobacter asymbioticus genomic window:
- a CDS encoding NADH-quinone oxidoreductase subunit C — MSDRLVQLAANLEKVLGKRAQSIEVALGEVTVVLNADTYFESAMLLRDEPSLAFEQLIDLCGVDYQDYREGQWGGQRFAVVTHLLSVAHNWRLRVRVFAPEDAYPVVASLTPVWAAANWFEREAFDLYGILFDGHEDLRRILTDYGFIGHPFRKDFPISGNVEMRYDPELKRVVYQPVTIEAREITPRVVREEQYGGPV, encoded by the coding sequence ATGTCAGATCGTTTAGTTCAACTCGCCGCCAACCTAGAAAAAGTTTTAGGTAAGCGCGCTCAATCTATTGAAGTCGCTTTGGGTGAAGTGACTGTAGTGCTTAATGCAGACACCTATTTTGAATCCGCCATGTTATTGCGTGATGAGCCTTCATTGGCTTTTGAGCAATTGATTGATTTGTGCGGCGTGGACTATCAGGATTACCGTGAAGGACAGTGGGGCGGTCAGCGTTTCGCTGTTGTGACTCACCTCCTGTCAGTAGCCCACAACTGGCGTTTACGTGTCCGCGTATTTGCACCAGAAGATGCTTATCCAGTAGTTGCCTCGCTCACTCCCGTCTGGGCTGCAGCTAATTGGTTTGAGCGTGAGGCGTTTGACCTCTACGGCATCTTGTTTGATGGCCATGAAGACTTGCGTCGCATCTTGACTGATTATGGTTTCATCGGTCATCCATTTAGAAAAGATTTCCCTATCTCTGGAAACGTAGAAATGCGTTACGACCCAGAGTTAAAGCGTGTGGTGTATCAGCCTGTCACGATTGAAGCGCGTGAAATCACGCCTCGTGTCGTGCGCGAAGAGCAGTACGGAGGTCCGGTTTAA
- the nuoE gene encoding NADH-quinone oxidoreductase subunit NuoE: protein MTTTLQLSDKTLADIARNVAKYPPEQKQSAVMAALIAAQTEVGWVSPEVIATVAQILEMPTIAVDEVATFYNMYDTKKIGKYKLVICTNLPCQLTHGETAATYLKETLGIGYNETTPCGTFTLKEGECMGACGDSPVMLVNNKRMCSFMSKEKIDALLNELRAEGKAA from the coding sequence ATGACAACAACTCTTCAACTTTCAGACAAAACGCTCGCAGATATTGCGCGCAATGTCGCGAAATACCCTCCAGAACAAAAACAATCCGCAGTGATGGCTGCTCTGATTGCTGCTCAAACCGAAGTAGGTTGGGTTTCACCAGAGGTGATTGCTACTGTTGCTCAAATTTTAGAAATGCCCACGATTGCAGTTGATGAAGTGGCTACTTTCTACAACATGTACGACACCAAAAAAATTGGTAAATACAAGCTAGTGATTTGCACAAACTTGCCTTGCCAGTTGACTCATGGTGAAACTGCAGCTACTTATTTAAAAGAAACTTTAGGCATTGGCTACAACGAGACAACTCCTTGCGGCACGTTCACCTTGAAAGAGGGTGAGTGCATGGGTGCTTGTGGCGATTCTCCAGTGATGCTGGTCAATAACAAGCGTATGTGCAGTTTCATGAGTAAAGAAAAGATTGATGCTCTATTAAATGAGCTCCGTGCAGAAGGGAAAGCAGCATGA
- the secG gene encoding preprotein translocase subunit SecG codes for MEWFKTLLIVLQVISALAVILLVLLQQGKGADMGAAFGSGSSGSLFGASGSANFLSHTTAIFAAVFFVCTLGITWIGNKKEVSPGVLSGTVAPVVAPAPAPIEPPQDPSKPAVPK; via the coding sequence ATGGAATGGTTTAAGACTTTATTGATCGTTTTGCAGGTAATTTCAGCTTTGGCTGTGATCCTGCTTGTGTTGCTTCAACAGGGTAAGGGTGCTGATATGGGTGCCGCTTTTGGCTCTGGATCCTCTGGTAGCCTTTTTGGCGCGAGCGGATCAGCCAATTTCCTGTCCCACACAACCGCTATTTTTGCGGCAGTCTTTTTTGTCTGCACTTTGGGGATTACTTGGATTGGGAATAAAAAGGAAGTTAGTCCTGGTGTTTTGTCTGGCACGGTAGCGCCTGTAGTGGCTCCAGCCCCAGCGCCAATTGAACCACCTCAAGACCCAAGCAAGCCAGCGGTTCCGAAGTAA
- a CDS encoding NADH-quinone oxidoreductase subunit D, translated as MAQIKNYTLNFGPQHPAAHGVLRLVLELDGEVIQRADPHIGLLHRATEKLAETRTWIQNVPYMDRLDYVSMMSNEHAYVMAIEKLLQVDVPLRAQYIRVMYDELTRLLNHLLWIGCHGLDVGAMAVFLYAFRDREDIFDMYEAVSGARMHAAYYRPGGVYRDLPTQMAQYSKSKIRSTSAIKRLNENRSGTLLDFIEQFSNGFDANVDEYCNLLTDNRIWKQRLVGIGVVSPERALQLGFTGPMLRGSGIEWDLRKKQPYETYDKLDFDIPVGVNGDSYDRYLVRMEEMRQSNRIIKQCVAWLKANDGPVMSDNHKVAPPKRVDMKTNMEELIHHFKLFTEGMHVPDGEAYSAVEHPKGEFGIYLISDGANKPYRMKIRAPGFVHLSAMDEMSRGHMLADAVTIIGTQDIVFGEIDR; from the coding sequence ATGGCACAAATTAAGAACTACACCCTCAACTTTGGCCCTCAGCATCCAGCGGCACATGGCGTATTACGCTTAGTGCTTGAGCTTGATGGTGAAGTCATTCAGCGCGCTGACCCGCATATTGGTTTATTGCATCGCGCTACAGAAAAATTAGCAGAGACACGTACTTGGATTCAAAACGTTCCATACATGGATCGTCTGGACTATGTGTCGATGATGTCCAATGAGCATGCTTACGTGATGGCAATTGAAAAGTTGCTACAAGTAGATGTGCCATTGCGTGCGCAATATATTCGCGTGATGTACGACGAGTTAACTCGTTTGCTAAATCACCTTTTGTGGATTGGTTGTCATGGCTTGGACGTTGGTGCTATGGCCGTATTCTTATATGCCTTCCGCGATCGTGAAGATATTTTTGATATGTACGAAGCCGTTTCAGGTGCTCGTATGCACGCCGCTTACTACCGTCCAGGTGGCGTCTACCGCGACCTGCCAACGCAGATGGCGCAGTACTCCAAGTCTAAGATTCGTAGTACCTCTGCGATTAAGCGTTTGAATGAAAACCGCAGCGGCACATTGCTCGATTTCATTGAGCAATTCTCAAATGGTTTTGATGCTAACGTCGATGAGTATTGCAACCTCTTAACGGATAACCGTATTTGGAAACAACGCTTGGTAGGTATTGGTGTTGTCTCTCCTGAGCGCGCTTTGCAGCTTGGCTTCACAGGTCCTATGTTGCGTGGTTCTGGTATTGAGTGGGACTTGCGCAAGAAGCAACCCTACGAAACTTACGACAAACTCGACTTTGATATTCCAGTGGGTGTGAATGGTGATTCTTATGATCGCTATTTAGTGCGTATGGAAGAAATGCGTCAATCCAATCGCATCATTAAGCAATGCGTAGCTTGGCTCAAAGCAAATGATGGTCCAGTCATGAGTGATAACCATAAAGTAGCTCCACCGAAGCGTGTGGATATGAAAACCAATATGGAAGAGTTGATTCACCATTTCAAACTCTTTACTGAAGGTATGCACGTTCCTGATGGTGAGGCTTACTCCGCTGTTGAGCATCCAAAAGGTGAGTTTGGTATTTACTTGATTTCTGATGGTGCGAACAAGCCATACCGTATGAAGATTCGTGCACCAGGATTTGTTCACTTATCTGCAATGGATGAGATGTCACGTGGTCATATGTTGGCTGATGCTGTAACCATTATTGGTACCCAAGATATTGTGTTCGGGGAGATTGACCGCTAA
- the nuoF gene encoding NADH-quinone oxidoreductase subunit NuoF has protein sequence MTSLHDRHIKPLILAGLNGENWRLKDYESRGGYQQLRRIINDKVAPDAIIAELKASSLRGRGGAGFPTGLKWSFMPRQFPGQKYLVCNSDEGEPGTFKDRDIMRYNPHALIEGMIIGAYTMGISVGYNYIHGEIWEVYSRFEEALEEARAAGYLGDKIMGSDFNFQLHASPGWGAYICGEETALLESLEGKKGQPRFKPPFPASFGLYGKPTTINNTETFAAVPFIMAIGGPAYLELGKPNNGGTKIFSISGDVTYPGNYEIPLGTPFSELLKLAGGMRDGIPLKAVIPGGSSSPVIPGAEMMTLTMDYDSIAKAGSMLGSGAVIVMNETRCMVRALERLSYFYHEESCGQCTPCREGTGWLWRIVSRIEHGEGRPEDLDLLNDVAANIQGRTICALGDAAAMPVRGMLKHYMDEFAYHVEHKRCLDSAKPL, from the coding sequence ATGACCAGCTTGCACGATAGACATATTAAGCCTTTGATTCTTGCTGGATTGAACGGTGAGAACTGGCGTTTAAAAGATTACGAAAGCCGTGGCGGATATCAGCAGCTGCGTCGCATTATCAATGACAAAGTTGCGCCTGACGCAATCATTGCTGAATTAAAAGCTTCATCATTGCGTGGTCGTGGAGGCGCAGGCTTCCCAACTGGATTGAAGTGGAGCTTTATGCCCCGCCAATTCCCTGGCCAAAAGTATTTAGTTTGCAATAGTGACGAAGGTGAGCCGGGTACATTTAAAGACCGCGACATCATGCGTTACAACCCGCATGCTTTGATTGAGGGCATGATTATTGGCGCCTACACAATGGGCATTTCCGTGGGTTACAACTATATCCACGGCGAAATTTGGGAAGTCTATTCTCGTTTCGAAGAGGCGCTTGAAGAAGCCCGTGCTGCTGGTTATCTGGGCGACAAAATCATGGGAAGTGATTTCAACTTCCAATTGCATGCCTCTCCAGGTTGGGGTGCATACATCTGTGGTGAAGAGACTGCACTTTTAGAGTCACTAGAAGGCAAGAAGGGTCAGCCGCGCTTTAAGCCGCCATTCCCTGCAAGCTTCGGTTTGTATGGCAAGCCAACCACGATCAATAACACTGAAACATTTGCCGCTGTGCCATTCATCATGGCAATTGGTGGCCCAGCGTATTTAGAGTTGGGCAAGCCAAACAACGGTGGTACAAAGATTTTCTCTATCTCTGGTGATGTCACCTATCCAGGTAACTATGAGATTCCATTGGGCACTCCATTTTCTGAGCTGTTAAAGCTTGCTGGTGGCATGCGAGATGGCATTCCATTGAAGGCGGTAATCCCTGGTGGATCTTCTTCACCGGTGATTCCTGGCGCTGAGATGATGACCCTCACAATGGATTACGACAGCATTGCGAAAGCAGGTTCGATGTTGGGATCTGGCGCAGTCATCGTCATGAATGAAACACGTTGTATGGTTCGCGCCTTAGAGCGCCTTTCCTACTTCTATCACGAAGAATCTTGTGGTCAGTGCACCCCATGTCGCGAGGGTACTGGTTGGTTATGGCGCATCGTTAGCCGAATTGAGCATGGCGAAGGTCGTCCAGAAGATTTGGATTTATTGAATGATGTGGCAGCCAATATTCAAGGTCGCACGATTTGCGCCTTGGGTGATGCTGCTGCAATGCCGGTTCGTGGCATGTTGAAACATTACATGGATGAATTTGCGTATCACGTAGAACATAAGCGCTGCTTAGATTCTGCTAAACCTTTATAA
- the nuoI gene encoding NADH-quinone oxidoreductase subunit NuoI, producing the protein MFKKISQFLDSLMLKDILTGMSITGRYLFKPKITVQYPEEKTPQSVRFRGLHALRRYENGEERCIGCKLCEAVCPAYAITIETAERDDGTRRTSRYDIDLTKCIFCGFCEEACPVDAIVETNIFEYFGDKRGDLYFTKEMLLAVGDKYEKDIAANRAADAPYR; encoded by the coding sequence ATGTTTAAGAAAATTTCCCAATTCCTCGATAGCTTGATGCTCAAAGATATTTTGACGGGTATGTCGATTACCGGTCGCTATCTCTTTAAGCCAAAAATTACTGTTCAATACCCTGAAGAGAAGACGCCGCAGTCTGTTCGCTTCCGCGGTTTACATGCTTTACGCCGTTATGAAAATGGGGAAGAGCGTTGTATTGGTTGCAAACTCTGCGAGGCAGTTTGTCCTGCTTATGCAATCACGATTGAAACTGCTGAGCGCGATGACGGTACGCGTCGCACCAGCCGTTACGACATTGATCTAACTAAGTGCATTTTCTGTGGTTTCTGCGAAGAAGCTTGTCCAGTTGATGCCATTGTTGAAACTAATATTTTTGAGTATTTCGGTGATAAACGTGGTGATTTGTATTTCACTAAAGAAATGCTCTTGGCAGTAGGCGATAAGTATGAAAAAGATATTGCCGCTAATCGCGCAGCTGATGCGCCTTATCGTTAA
- the nuoH gene encoding NADH-quinone oxidoreductase subunit NuoH codes for MDNFLNLITTQGEAIFGSLWPLVWALVRIVIIVLPMFGAVAYMTLWERKLIGWMHIRLGPNRVGPLGLLQPIADALKLLMKEIISPTQASKVLYFIAPVMVIMPAFAAWAVIPFQAKMVLADVNAGLLYVMAISSIGVYGVILAGWSSNSKYPFLGAMRASAQMISYEIAMGFALVTVLLTSGSLNLSTIVASQEQGYFASMGLNFLSWNWLPLLPMFVIYFISGVAETNRHPFDVVEGESEIVAGHMVEYSGMAFAMFFLAEYANMILIAALASTMFLGGWLPIVDLPILRDIPGFFWLFAKTFFLLSCVIWLRATLPRYRYDQIMRLGWKIFIPISVFWVVIVGAWVVSPLNIWK; via the coding sequence ATGGATAATTTCTTGAACCTCATTACCACCCAAGGTGAGGCTATCTTTGGCTCACTGTGGCCGCTTGTTTGGGCTTTGGTGCGTATTGTCATCATCGTATTACCGATGTTTGGCGCGGTTGCTTACATGACTCTGTGGGAGCGTAAGTTAATCGGCTGGATGCATATCCGTCTTGGACCTAACCGTGTTGGTCCTTTGGGTTTATTGCAGCCAATCGCTGACGCCTTAAAACTCTTGATGAAGGAGATTATTTCTCCGACTCAAGCAAGCAAGGTACTGTATTTCATTGCGCCAGTCATGGTGATCATGCCGGCTTTTGCTGCTTGGGCTGTAATTCCTTTCCAAGCCAAAATGGTCTTAGCTGATGTCAATGCTGGATTGCTGTATGTAATGGCGATCTCATCCATTGGTGTTTATGGTGTGATCTTGGCGGGTTGGTCATCTAACTCGAAGTACCCATTCCTGGGTGCAATGCGCGCTTCAGCCCAAATGATTTCTTATGAGATCGCCATGGGCTTTGCTTTGGTTACCGTGTTACTGACTTCAGGTTCTTTGAACCTCAGCACGATTGTGGCTTCGCAAGAGCAGGGCTACTTTGCCAGCATGGGCTTGAATTTCCTCTCTTGGAATTGGTTGCCATTGCTCCCAATGTTTGTGATTTACTTCATCTCTGGTGTTGCCGAAACGAACCGCCATCCATTTGACGTGGTTGAGGGTGAGTCTGAGATTGTTGCGGGCCACATGGTCGAGTACTCTGGTATGGCCTTCGCGATGTTCTTCTTGGCTGAATACGCCAACATGATCTTGATCGCAGCACTGGCATCTACTATGTTCTTGGGTGGCTGGTTGCCTATCGTTGATTTGCCAATCCTGCGTGATATTCCTGGATTCTTCTGGCTGTTTGCAAAAACCTTCTTCCTCTTGTCATGCGTAATCTGGTTGCGTGCGACTTTGCCACGCTATCGCTATGACCAAATCATGCGTTTGGGTTGGAAGATCTTTATTCCTATCTCTGTATTCTGGGTAGTTATCGTTGGCGCATGGGTTGTATCCCCATTGAATATTTGGAAATAA
- the nuoG gene encoding NADH-quinone oxidoreductase subunit NuoG produces the protein MVEIELDGKAVEVPQGSMVMHAANKLGTYIPHFCYHKKLSIAANCRMCLVEVEKAPKPLPACATPVTQGMKVFTHSAKAVEAQRSVMEFLLINHPLDCPICDQGGECQLQDLAVGYGKSNSRYEEDKRVVFHKNVGPLISMQEMTRCIHCTRCVRFGQEVAGVMELGMVNRGEHSEITTFAGQTIDSELSGNMIDICPVGALTSKPFRYAARTWELGRKRSVSPHDSLGANTTIQTKANKVMRVVALENDAINECWISDRDRFAYEGLNSADRVTTPMVKQGGQWLETDWQSAMDYVAHSLKTISAESGPEAVAALAHPISSTEELYLLQKMIRGLGSKQVETRLRQTDVKGAASAPWLGMPISKVSELDRVLVIGSFLRKEQPLIATRLRTGAKRGLQVSRIDAGGDDWLIPNTGIAATPSAWLNALSEVALAVAKSKSATAPAGTPNLQVSATAQKIADSLLSGASASVLLGSAAIAHPQASDLHVLAQFIAEQTGATLGFLPVGGNAVGASLVNANGVGVESVLSGDRRAVILMNIEPDSDLPNPAQARAALAKANTVIALSAYKSADLLEVADVILPIATFTETVSTFVNSEGRAQTIQPAVKPLGDSRPAWKVLRVLGGLLNLDGFLYNMPEEVLGEALGENYCTKLSNQSTASGLSNGSAAAPAGLERLSDVGIYAGDQIVRRSSALQLTRDAKRGNQVGLGQALFNELGLKEGDAVQVTQDGQSVDLPVTLEANLAKGAVRISAGTMASAKLGSMFGPVTVSKA, from the coding sequence ATGGTTGAAATCGAATTAGATGGTAAGGCAGTAGAAGTTCCGCAAGGTTCGATGGTGATGCACGCCGCGAACAAGCTCGGCACTTATATTCCTCACTTTTGCTATCACAAGAAATTATCTATCGCTGCCAACTGCCGTATGTGTTTGGTTGAAGTAGAAAAAGCGCCAAAACCATTACCGGCTTGTGCAACACCAGTGACGCAGGGTATGAAGGTGTTTACGCATTCTGCTAAAGCGGTTGAAGCCCAGCGCTCTGTGATGGAGTTCCTATTGATCAACCATCCTTTGGATTGCCCAATTTGCGATCAAGGCGGTGAGTGCCAGTTACAAGATTTGGCGGTTGGTTACGGCAAATCGAATTCACGCTATGAAGAAGATAAGCGTGTGGTGTTTCACAAGAATGTAGGACCACTCATCTCTATGCAAGAGATGACCCGCTGTATCCACTGCACCCGTTGCGTACGCTTTGGTCAAGAAGTGGCTGGCGTGATGGAATTAGGTATGGTCAACCGCGGTGAACATTCTGAGATCACTACTTTTGCCGGTCAAACCATTGATTCAGAGCTATCTGGAAATATGATTGATATTTGTCCAGTTGGCGCCCTGACTAGCAAGCCGTTCCGCTATGCAGCACGTACCTGGGAATTGGGTCGCAAGCGTTCTGTAAGTCCACATGACAGTCTTGGTGCGAATACGACGATTCAAACAAAAGCTAACAAAGTCATGCGTGTCGTTGCTTTAGAAAATGACGCAATTAATGAGTGCTGGATTAGTGACCGTGATCGCTTTGCCTACGAAGGCTTGAATAGCGCAGATCGTGTCACAACCCCGATGGTGAAGCAGGGCGGTCAGTGGCTTGAGACTGATTGGCAATCTGCCATGGATTATGTTGCTCATTCACTCAAAACCATTTCCGCTGAGAGTGGTCCTGAGGCGGTTGCTGCCTTAGCGCATCCGATCTCTAGCACTGAAGAGCTGTATCTCCTCCAGAAGATGATTCGTGGTTTGGGTTCCAAACAAGTTGAGACACGCCTACGTCAAACTGACGTAAAAGGCGCAGCTTCCGCCCCTTGGTTAGGCATGCCGATTTCTAAAGTCAGTGAGCTCGATCGTGTTCTAGTGATTGGTAGCTTCTTGCGTAAAGAACAGCCATTGATTGCTACTCGTTTACGTACCGGCGCAAAGCGTGGCTTACAGGTTTCACGTATTGATGCTGGTGGCGATGATTGGTTAATTCCTAATACCGGTATCGCTGCTACTCCAAGCGCATGGCTCAATGCACTGAGTGAAGTTGCTTTGGCAGTAGCTAAATCGAAGTCTGCCACTGCTCCGGCCGGCACACCAAATTTACAGGTATCTGCGACTGCGCAAAAGATTGCAGATAGCTTGCTTTCTGGTGCATCTGCCTCAGTATTGTTGGGTTCTGCCGCAATCGCGCATCCACAAGCATCTGATTTACATGTACTGGCGCAGTTTATTGCCGAACAAACCGGGGCTACTTTAGGCTTCTTACCGGTTGGCGGTAATGCGGTTGGTGCTAGCTTAGTGAATGCTAACGGTGTTGGTGTTGAATCAGTTTTGTCTGGTGATCGCCGCGCTGTGATCTTAATGAATATCGAGCCAGATTCAGACTTGCCAAATCCTGCCCAAGCTCGTGCTGCATTGGCGAAAGCCAATACCGTGATTGCCTTAAGTGCTTATAAGAGTGCCGATCTTTTAGAAGTGGCTGATGTGATTCTGCCGATCGCTACCTTCACAGAGACAGTGTCTACTTTTGTGAACTCAGAAGGTCGTGCGCAAACGATTCAACCAGCGGTAAAACCTTTGGGCGATTCTCGTCCAGCATGGAAAGTTCTTCGTGTTTTAGGTGGGTTGTTGAACTTAGATGGCTTCCTTTACAACATGCCTGAAGAGGTATTGGGTGAAGCGCTAGGTGAAAACTATTGCACCAAGTTATCAAATCAATCTACTGCAAGCGGATTGAGCAATGGAAGTGCAGCTGCACCAGCAGGTTTGGAGCGTTTATCTGATGTTGGTATTTATGCCGGCGATCAAATTGTTCGCCGCTCATCAGCATTGCAGTTAACCCGCGATGCTAAGCGCGGCAATCAAGTTGGATTAGGTCAAGCACTCTTTAATGAGTTGGGCTTGAAAGAGGGCGATGCTGTGCAAGTGACCCAAGATGGTCAATCCGTAGATTTGCCAGTCACATTAGAAGCGAACCTAGCTAAGGGTGCTGTCAGAATTTCTGCAGGCACTATGGCTAGCGCTAAATTGGGATCGATGTTTGGTCCTGTAACTGTTAGCAAGGCATAA
- the tpiA gene encoding triose-phosphate isomerase translates to MRPLTVIGNWKMNGSLASNADWVKTVCRGMEQGMPAGRKYAVCVPAPYLAQCGDLIHECSLAFLSLGAQDASAYADGAYTGEVAASMLKELNCGYVIVGHSERRQYHQETDEQVADKALQVLDNGMIPVICVGESADERNSGREIEVVRGQISKQVAILQDRLADCLIAYEPIWAIGTGKVASAQMAQDMHRAIRLQLAEFDEDVASHVGILYGGSVKPDNAVELFAMPDIDGGLIGGASLNPQDFLAICQA, encoded by the coding sequence ATGCGTCCACTCACTGTTATCGGCAATTGGAAAATGAACGGCAGTCTTGCAAGTAATGCAGACTGGGTCAAGACCGTTTGCCGTGGAATGGAGCAGGGGATGCCAGCAGGTCGCAAATATGCGGTTTGTGTGCCGGCACCTTACTTGGCGCAATGTGGTGATTTGATTCATGAATGCTCATTAGCTTTTTTAAGCTTAGGAGCTCAAGATGCTTCAGCTTATGCTGACGGCGCGTATACCGGTGAAGTGGCTGCCTCTATGCTCAAGGAATTAAATTGCGGCTACGTCATTGTTGGTCATTCTGAGCGTCGCCAATACCATCAGGAGACTGATGAGCAGGTAGCTGACAAAGCACTTCAGGTGCTCGACAATGGCATGATCCCAGTGATTTGTGTCGGTGAGTCTGCTGATGAGCGTAACTCTGGCCGTGAGATTGAGGTGGTACGAGGTCAAATTTCAAAGCAGGTCGCGATTTTGCAAGACCGTTTAGCTGACTGCCTAATTGCTTATGAGCCTATTTGGGCCATTGGTACGGGTAAGGTTGCAAGCGCTCAGATGGCTCAGGATATGCACCGAGCAATTCGCTTGCAATTGGCTGAATTTGATGAAGATGTAGCGTCCCATGTGGGAATTTTGTATGGCGGCAGTGTCAAACCTGATAATGCCGTTGAACTGTTTGCAATGCCGGATATTGATGGTGGATTGATTGGGGGCGCTTCATTGAACCCTCAAGATTTTCTAGCCATTTGTCAGGCCTAG
- a CDS encoding NAD(P)H-quinone oxidoreductase yields the protein MRVMEIKEFGAPEMLVAATRPDPVAPAAGTGEILIKVIAAGINRPDVLQRKGHYPVPAGASDIPGLEVAGEIVGGDLAHADNLFGLKVGDKVCALVQGGGYAELCTAPIAQCLPYPKGFTDQEAASLPETFYTVWSNVFMRGELSEGETLLVQGGSSGIGVTAILIAKALGHKVFVTAGTDEKCAACVALGADLAINYKTQDFVEEVKKATDGKGVNVVLDMVTGTYVQKEIDCLADDGRIVIIAIMGGSKAEVNTGQILRRRLTITGSTLRPRPVSFKKQITQQLHARIWPLLDAGKLKPVIYKTFTLDQAADAHRLMESSEHVGKIVLTV from the coding sequence ATGCGCGTAATGGAAATCAAAGAATTTGGCGCCCCAGAAATGCTGGTGGCTGCTACTCGTCCTGATCCAGTAGCTCCGGCTGCTGGTACTGGCGAGATTTTGATTAAGGTGATCGCTGCTGGAATTAATCGTCCAGACGTTTTGCAACGTAAAGGCCATTACCCAGTTCCAGCGGGCGCATCGGATATTCCTGGACTTGAAGTAGCTGGTGAGATTGTTGGTGGTGACTTAGCTCATGCTGACAATCTGTTTGGCCTTAAAGTTGGCGATAAGGTTTGTGCGCTTGTGCAGGGTGGTGGTTACGCAGAACTGTGTACCGCTCCTATTGCGCAATGCTTGCCTTACCCAAAAGGATTTACCGATCAAGAAGCAGCATCTTTGCCTGAAACTTTTTACACCGTATGGAGCAATGTCTTCATGCGTGGTGAGTTGTCTGAGGGTGAAACTTTGCTAGTGCAAGGTGGCTCTAGTGGTATTGGAGTCACTGCGATTCTGATTGCGAAAGCCTTGGGTCATAAAGTATTTGTTACTGCTGGTACTGATGAGAAGTGCGCTGCTTGCGTTGCTTTGGGTGCTGACTTAGCAATTAATTACAAGACACAAGACTTTGTAGAAGAAGTAAAAAAGGCAACTGACGGTAAGGGTGTCAATGTGGTGCTCGACATGGTTACTGGTACTTACGTTCAAAAAGAAATTGATTGTTTAGCTGATGATGGCCGCATTGTGATTATTGCGATCATGGGCGGATCAAAGGCTGAAGTGAATACGGGGCAAATTTTGCGTCGCCGTTTAACTATTACTGGTTCTACCTTGCGCCCACGTCCAGTGTCATTCAAGAAACAGATTACCCAGCAGTTACATGCGCGCATCTGGCCTTTGTTAGATGCAGGTAAGTTAAAGCCAGTGATTTATAAAACATTCACCTTAGACCAAGCGGCTGATGCCCATCGTTTGATGGAGTCCTCTGAGCACGTTGGCAAGATTGTGTTGACCGTTTAA
- a CDS encoding NADH-quinone oxidoreductase subunit A translates to MNLANYFPVLLFILVGIGVGLVPMFLGKVLAPSKPDSEKLSPYECGFEAFEDARMKFDVRYYLIAILFILFDLETAFLFPWGVALRDIGWFGYASMVIFLLEFIVGFVYIWKKGALDWE, encoded by the coding sequence TTGAATCTCGCTAATTACTTTCCTGTTCTGCTTTTTATCCTCGTAGGTATTGGGGTGGGCTTAGTCCCCATGTTCCTCGGAAAAGTCTTGGCTCCCTCAAAGCCAGATTCTGAAAAGCTGTCTCCATATGAGTGCGGTTTTGAAGCATTCGAAGATGCACGTATGAAGTTCGACGTGCGTTATTACCTCATCGCCATCCTATTTATCTTATTTGACTTAGAAACTGCATTCCTATTTCCATGGGGTGTAGCTCTTCGCGATATTGGCTGGTTTGGCTACGCCTCTATGGTGATTTTCTTATTGGAATTCATTGTGGGCTTCGTATATATCTGGAAAAAGGGCGCTCTCGACTGGGAGTGA
- a CDS encoding NuoB/complex I 20 kDa subunit family protein, whose product MALEGVLKEGFVTTTADQLINWTRNGSLWPMTFGLACCAVEMMHAGASRYDLDRFGVVFRPSPRQSDLMIVAGTLCNKMAPALRKVYDQMPEPRWVISMGSCANGGGYYHNSYSVVRGCDRIVPVDIYVPGCPPTAEALIYGIIQLQSKIARTSTIARKA is encoded by the coding sequence ATGGCACTAGAAGGCGTTCTCAAAGAAGGATTTGTTACTACCACTGCAGACCAGTTAATCAACTGGACACGTAATGGTTCTTTATGGCCAATGACTTTTGGCCTTGCTTGCTGCGCTGTTGAAATGATGCACGCAGGCGCATCCCGTTATGACTTGGACCGATTTGGCGTGGTGTTTCGCCCATCTCCACGTCAATCAGATCTCATGATTGTTGCTGGTACCTTGTGTAACAAGATGGCTCCAGCGCTGCGTAAAGTTTATGACCAAATGCCTGAGCCACGTTGGGTTATCTCCATGGGCTCTTGCGCTAATGGTGGTGGTTATTACCATAACTCGTATTCAGTAGTGCGCGGCTGTGACCGCATTGTCCCAGTCGATATTTATGTTCCTGGCTGCCCTCCCACTGCAGAAGCACTGATCTACGGAATTATTCAGTTGCAATCTAAGATTGCTCGCACTAGCACGATTGCGCGGAAGGCTTAA